A section of the Flavobacterium sp. CG_23.5 genome encodes:
- the lepB gene encoding signal peptidase I: MTLYQWFVFFLFVQIVHFLGTWKLYESAGRKRWEAAIPVYNAIVLMKIIGRPTWWTVLLFIPIINLIMFPIIWVETLRSFGKKSTLDSFLGIITFGFYIYYINYTQKLEYNADRSLHPENKTADTVSSLLFAVIVATLVHTYFIQPYTIPTASLEKSLLIGDFLFVSKMNYGARVPMTTVALPMVHDSIPLTKRKSYLNWPQLPYLRLPGFQTIERTDIVVFNWPVDTVYKFFDTSKRHAFKPVDKKSNYVKRCVGVPGDSLSIKDGIVYINNKLMVMPERARPQYSYAVALDKKTPIDFEYLLKDMDVATDQAGFKSELRDTLFLNALTAAGAERLKNVPGIVSVTRQISKGIEEGIFPHIHKWNRDNFGPIYIPQKGKTVALTAESLPFYKRIITEYEKNGNGDKNDLKVTGDEIRLNGAIIKNYTFKQNYYWMMGDNRHNSEDSRYWGYVPEDHIVGKPIFIWMSWDTNGKGLNKIRWDRVFTTVSGEGQPQSYFKLFLFGLVAFFIGEYFWKKRKEKKV; the protein is encoded by the coding sequence ATGACATTATATCAATGGTTTGTCTTTTTCCTATTTGTACAAATAGTTCACTTTTTAGGGACATGGAAATTATATGAAAGTGCCGGTAGAAAACGATGGGAAGCTGCCATTCCTGTATATAATGCTATTGTTTTAATGAAAATTATCGGTCGCCCAACCTGGTGGACAGTTTTGCTTTTTATTCCTATCATAAATCTGATAATGTTTCCTATTATTTGGGTAGAGACTTTAAGAAGTTTTGGAAAAAAATCTACTTTAGATAGTTTTTTAGGAATAATTACTTTTGGATTCTACATTTATTACATTAATTATACCCAAAAATTAGAGTATAACGCAGACAGAAGTTTACATCCTGAGAATAAAACAGCAGACACCGTTAGTTCTTTACTTTTTGCGGTGATAGTAGCTACTTTAGTTCACACGTATTTTATTCAACCTTACACCATCCCTACTGCTTCATTAGAAAAATCGTTGTTGATTGGTGACTTTCTTTTTGTCAGCAAAATGAATTACGGAGCTAGAGTTCCTATGACCACTGTTGCTTTACCAATGGTACATGACTCTATTCCATTAACTAAAAGAAAATCTTATTTAAACTGGCCACAATTACCTTACTTGAGATTACCTGGTTTTCAAACGATAGAAAGAACAGATATCGTAGTGTTCAATTGGCCTGTTGATACCGTTTATAAATTTTTTGACACATCAAAACGACATGCATTCAAACCTGTAGATAAAAAATCGAATTATGTTAAACGATGTGTGGGAGTTCCTGGCGATAGTTTGTCTATAAAAGATGGAATTGTTTATATCAATAATAAATTAATGGTTATGCCCGAAAGAGCAAGACCACAATATTCATATGCCGTAGCTTTGGATAAAAAAACACCTATTGATTTTGAATATCTATTGAAAGATATGGATGTTGCTACGGATCAAGCTGGTTTTAAAAGTGAACTAAGAGATACCTTATTTTTAAATGCACTTACCGCAGCGGGAGCTGAACGATTGAAAAATGTACCCGGAATAGTATCTGTCACAAGACAAATTTCAAAAGGTATCGAAGAAGGAATATTTCCTCATATACATAAATGGAATCGTGATAATTTTGGTCCAATTTACATTCCTCAAAAAGGAAAGACAGTCGCCTTGACTGCAGAAAGCTTACCATTTTACAAAAGAATAATTACGGAGTATGAGAAGAATGGCAATGGTGACAAAAATGACTTAAAAGTTACTGGTGACGAAATAAGACTGAATGGAGCAATCATTAAAAACTACACCTTCAAACAAAATTATTACTGGATGATGGGAGACAATCGCCATAATTCAGAAGACAGCCGTTATTGGGGATATGTGCCCGAGGATCACATTGTAGGAAAACCTATTTTTATCTGGATGAGCTGGGACACTAATGGTAAAGGTTTAAATAAAATTCGTTGGGACAGAGTTTTTACAACTGTTAGCGGTGAAGGACAACCACAATCTTATTTTAAATTATTCTTGTTTGGTTTAGTCGCTTTCTTTATAGGAGAATATTTCTGGAAAAAGAGAAAAGAGAAAAAAGTTTAA
- a CDS encoding four helix bundle protein — protein sequence MYTYSFEKLEVWKEAKEFAKSIYILTSTYPDSEKFGLISQLRRASVSICSNIAEGSARNSYKDKAHFTTMAFSSAIEVLNQLILSFELNIIIEDEYLKLRQNIESVTNKLNGLRNYQIEKSTEKNK from the coding sequence ATGTACACTTATTCATTTGAGAAATTAGAGGTTTGGAAGGAAGCAAAAGAATTTGCTAAATCAATTTACATATTAACTTCAACTTATCCTGATTCAGAAAAATTTGGATTAATTTCACAATTAAGAAGAGCATCAGTTTCTATATGTTCAAATATTGCCGAAGGTTCTGCAAGAAATTCATATAAAGACAAGGCACATTTCACAACAATGGCATTTAGTTCAGCCATTGAAGTCTTAAATCAGTTGATATTATCTTTTGAGTTAAATATTATTATTGAAGATGAGTATTTAAAATTAAGACAAAATATTGAAAGTGTAACAAACAAATTAAATGGTCTTCGAAATTATCAAATAGAAAAATCAACGGAAAAAAACAAATAA
- a CDS encoding WbqC family protein, protein MDTLLHPTYFPSISHFAALAQAEIVVFEVADNFQKQTNRNRTYIYSPNGIQLLNIPVKHSKESHQKTKDIQIEPDFDWQKQHFKSLEAAYRSSPFFEFFEDDLRPIFEKKHTFLLDLNFQILEIVSKCLRMKLDYSTTTEYFHEVDPNEFKDFRALVNGKKDSSLFESYTQVFDDKHGFINNLSVLDLLFNEGKYALDYLKKQELIIL, encoded by the coding sequence ATGGACACTTTACTCCATCCTACCTATTTCCCTTCGATAAGCCATTTTGCTGCTCTAGCGCAAGCGGAGATTGTAGTGTTTGAGGTAGCGGATAACTTTCAAAAACAAACCAATCGCAACAGAACGTATATCTATAGTCCAAATGGGATTCAACTATTGAATATTCCTGTGAAGCATTCCAAAGAAAGCCATCAAAAAACAAAAGATATTCAAATAGAACCTGATTTTGATTGGCAAAAACAACATTTTAAATCATTAGAAGCGGCCTACAGAAGTTCGCCCTTCTTTGAGTTTTTTGAAGATGACTTGCGTCCAATTTTCGAAAAAAAGCATACCTTTTTATTGGATTTGAATTTTCAAATTTTAGAAATTGTATCGAAATGTTTACGAATGAAACTGGATTATTCCACAACCACAGAATACTTTCACGAAGTGGATCCAAATGAGTTTAAAGACTTCAGAGCCTTGGTAAATGGAAAAAAAGATTCTTCCCTTTTTGAAAGTTACACCCAGGTTTTTGACGATAAACATGGATTTATCAACAATCTTAGTGTACTTGATTTGTTATTTAATGAAGGTAAATATGCTTTAGATTATTTAAAAAAACAAGAGCTGATTATATTATAG
- a CDS encoding endonuclease/exonuclease/phosphatase family protein, with amino-acid sequence MKNLSWFNKLMFFLNIVLILLTFIAYSLPFLAPKSFPLLSVLTLFMPFFFIANGLFFIYWLLQFKKRMILSGLVLLIGITFINKFYKFSSTDFPVLDKDFTVMSYNVRLFNVFKWIDRDNVPAEILEFVNEKNPDILCIQEYSSSANIDFKIYPHRYIFTDGNQIKTGQAIFSKFPIIDQGNITFPNSGNNVIFADIKKGKDIIRVYDMHLQSIKITPDVNEIDEHIDAINQKKSQQLFIRISKAFKQQQEQAEIFMEHKKDCKYPIIICGDMNNSAFSYVYRSIKGKLQDSFEEAGKGFGATYKFRYYPARIDYIFADDKMKIKKFESFPEFINSDHFPVMARMSFEGE; translated from the coding sequence ATGAAAAACCTCTCGTGGTTCAATAAACTAATGTTTTTTTTGAATATAGTGCTAATACTATTAACATTTATAGCCTATTCTTTGCCGTTTTTGGCACCTAAGTCGTTCCCATTACTCTCTGTTTTAACGCTATTTATGCCGTTCTTTTTTATTGCGAATGGGTTGTTTTTTATTTATTGGCTGCTGCAATTCAAAAAACGAATGATTTTGTCGGGACTAGTACTTTTGATTGGAATTACGTTTATTAATAAATTTTATAAATTTTCTTCTACTGATTTCCCTGTGCTAGACAAGGATTTTACGGTAATGAGTTATAATGTTCGTTTATTTAATGTGTTTAAATGGATAGATAGAGATAATGTTCCTGCTGAAATTCTAGAATTTGTAAATGAAAAAAACCCTGATATTTTGTGCATACAAGAATACTCTTCTTCAGCCAATATAGATTTTAAAATATATCCACACCGATATATTTTTACAGATGGAAACCAAATTAAAACAGGACAAGCTATTTTTTCTAAATTTCCCATTATAGATCAAGGAAATATTACTTTTCCAAACTCTGGTAACAATGTTATTTTTGCTGATATTAAGAAAGGAAAGGATATTATCAGAGTGTATGATATGCATTTGCAATCTATTAAAATTACACCAGACGTAAATGAAATTGATGAACACATAGACGCTATCAATCAGAAAAAATCACAACAGCTGTTCATAAGGATTAGTAAAGCTTTTAAACAACAGCAAGAGCAAGCTGAGATTTTTATGGAGCATAAAAAGGATTGTAAGTATCCAATAATCATTTGTGGAGATATGAATAACAGTGCATTTTCTTATGTTTACCGAAGTATAAAAGGAAAATTGCAGGATAGCTTTGAAGAAGCTGGTAAAGGTTTTGGTGCCACGTATAAATTTAGATATTACCCTGCAAGAATCGATTATATTTTTGCAGATGACAAAATGAAAATTAAAAAGTTTGAAAGCTTTCCTGAATTTATAAATTCGGATCATTTTCCGGTAATGGCAAGAATGTCATTTGAAGGAGAGTAA
- a CDS encoding rhomboid family intramembrane serine protease produces the protein MSIIDDLKLQYKLGGIAQRLIYWNVSCFLISLIFFYQFKVGAFYFPSWIALSSEPSNFIMAPWTFLTYAFLHDGFWHLFFNMMVLNFSSTLFLTFFSPKQFLGLYLLSAIFAGIAFVLGYYFLNTSASIVGASAAIMAILVAATTYHPLMNVRLLLIGNLKLWHITFVIILLDLMQFRLENTGGHISHLSGALFGFIFIKLLENGIDLSKIVTRIFDFFANLFSKSSSTPFKKVHKNYSRPMERSGSKIITKDKAQQQIDEILDKISQSGYDSLTKEEKEFLFKAGK, from the coding sequence ATGAGTATTATTGATGATTTGAAATTGCAGTATAAATTAGGTGGAATAGCCCAGCGGTTAATCTATTGGAACGTGTCTTGTTTTCTTATTTCATTAATCTTTTTCTATCAATTTAAGGTTGGTGCATTCTATTTCCCTAGTTGGATTGCACTTTCGTCAGAGCCATCTAATTTTATTATGGCACCATGGACTTTTCTAACCTATGCTTTTTTGCATGATGGATTTTGGCATTTGTTTTTTAATATGATGGTTTTAAATTTTTCGAGCACTTTATTTTTAACTTTTTTTTCGCCTAAACAATTTCTAGGATTGTATCTGTTGAGTGCTATATTTGCTGGAATTGCTTTTGTTTTAGGGTATTACTTTCTAAATACTAGTGCTTCGATTGTAGGTGCTTCAGCAGCAATTATGGCTATTTTAGTGGCTGCCACGACGTATCATCCTTTGATGAATGTTCGATTATTGCTTATAGGTAATTTGAAATTATGGCATATCACCTTTGTGATTATTTTGTTGGATTTAATGCAATTTAGATTAGAAAATACTGGCGGACATATTTCTCACCTCTCTGGCGCTTTATTTGGTTTTATTTTTATTAAATTGCTTGAAAATGGAATTGATTTAAGTAAAATAGTGACACGTATTTTTGACTTTTTTGCAAATTTGTTTAGCAAATCTTCGTCAACACCATTCAAAAAGGTGCACAAAAATTATAGCAGGCCAATGGAAAGAAGTGGCTCTAAAATCATAACAAAAGACAAGGCACAGCAGCAAATAGATGAGATTTTGGACAAAATAAGCCAGTCGGGTTATGATAGTTTGACTAAAGAAGAAAAAGAGTTTTTATTCAAAGCAGGAAAGTAA
- a CDS encoding rhomboid family intramembrane serine protease encodes MRNVTETVKQLIIINILFFVGTLALGDIAYKYLALYFPENPSFQYWQPITHMFMHGGLMHIFFNMFALYSFGSALESVWGSKKFLFFYVSCGLGAALLHTAVNYYYFQDGLNTLMAQGFSKAEILAVLNGKNNQQIIALLNSADMLNFVSAYVGTAVGASGAIYGTIVAFAFMFPNAELALMFIPVPIKAKYFVPGIVLVDLYLGISGKSIFGGGGIAHFAHVGGALFGFIIMWYWKKNQFNQNRWN; translated from the coding sequence ATGAGAAACGTTACAGAAACGGTTAAGCAATTAATCATTATTAATATTTTATTCTTTGTTGGAACCCTCGCTTTAGGTGATATCGCTTATAAATATTTGGCATTATATTTTCCTGAAAACCCAAGTTTTCAATATTGGCAACCTATTACTCACATGTTTATGCATGGAGGATTGATGCATATTTTCTTTAATATGTTTGCCTTATATTCGTTTGGATCGGCATTGGAAAGTGTTTGGGGAAGTAAAAAATTCTTGTTTTTTTATGTTTCTTGTGGTTTGGGAGCAGCTTTGCTGCATACGGCAGTGAATTATTACTATTTTCAAGATGGTTTAAATACTTTGATGGCACAAGGTTTTTCTAAAGCTGAAATTTTAGCCGTTTTGAACGGTAAAAATAACCAACAAATTATCGCTCTTTTGAATAGTGCTGATATGCTAAATTTTGTTAGCGCTTATGTTGGTACTGCGGTTGGAGCATCTGGTGCTATTTATGGAACTATTGTCGCATTTGCTTTTATGTTTCCAAATGCGGAATTGGCGTTAATGTTTATTCCTGTTCCAATTAAAGCAAAGTATTTTGTACCAGGTATAGTTTTAGTAGATTTGTATTTAGGAATATCTGGAAAATCAATTTTTGGCGGTGGTGGAATTGCTCATTTTGCCCATGTTGGTGGTGCTTTATTTGGATTTATCATAATGTGGTATTGGAAGAAAAATCAATTCAATCAAAATCGTTGGAATTAA
- the mutL gene encoding DNA mismatch repair endonuclease MutL, whose product MSSIIQLLPDHVANQIAAGEVVQRPASVVKELLENAVDARATDIKLILKDAGKALVQVIDNGLGMSVTDARLCFERHATSKIRQAEDLFSLHTKGFRGEALASIAAIAHMEMKTKQDQEELGTHIVIEGSKFVSQDVAVLPKGTSFAVKNLFFNIPARRNFLKSDTVEYRHVIDEFQRVALAHPKIHFTFYHNGSEMFNLPPSTLRQRIVNVFSGKTNEKLVPVQEETEIVSIQGFVSKPEFAKKNRGEQFFFVNDRFIKSGYLHHAVMAAYDGILKDGAQPSYFLYLTVPPNTIDINIHPTKTEIKFDDEHALYAILRASIKHSLGQFNVAPVLDFDRDSNLDTPYHYKDLEGATPTIQVDGNFNPFSDDKPNKHFSNYKKPESTANWESLYVGLKQESDEIGHITFENEEVTSSLFNDEEVEHAVHKTYQIHKKYIVTSIKSGMVIVDQQRAHQRVLYEQFLVNMTVLQASSQQLLFPLNLFFSSSEMELIAELQFSLMNTGFVFEENNTDHVVISGIPVNVTESEVSIVLEQLLSDLQDGIPESSFSQNDTIAKSMAKSLAVKTGTHLTEKEQENLVNGLFACKEPNVSPFHKPTFITMRVEDLDKKFAI is encoded by the coding sequence ATGTCGAGTATCATTCAATTACTTCCTGATCATGTTGCCAACCAAATTGCTGCTGGAGAAGTTGTTCAAAGGCCCGCTTCGGTGGTGAAAGAATTACTTGAAAATGCCGTAGATGCAAGAGCAACAGATATAAAATTGATTCTTAAAGATGCAGGGAAGGCATTGGTACAGGTTATTGACAACGGTCTTGGGATGTCAGTCACGGATGCGCGTTTGTGTTTTGAACGTCATGCCACTTCCAAAATCCGTCAGGCAGAAGATTTATTTTCATTACATACCAAAGGTTTTCGTGGAGAAGCACTAGCATCCATTGCAGCAATTGCGCATATGGAAATGAAAACCAAGCAGGACCAAGAGGAGTTAGGGACACATATAGTTATTGAAGGCAGTAAGTTTGTTTCACAAGATGTAGCGGTTCTGCCAAAAGGAACTTCATTTGCAGTCAAAAATTTATTTTTTAATATTCCTGCGCGTCGAAATTTTTTAAAATCAGATACGGTGGAATACCGTCATGTTATTGACGAGTTTCAACGAGTGGCTTTGGCGCACCCAAAAATACATTTTACGTTTTATCACAACGGCAGCGAAATGTTCAATTTACCTCCTTCGACATTAAGACAAAGAATTGTCAATGTTTTTTCTGGTAAAACCAATGAGAAATTAGTGCCAGTTCAAGAAGAAACAGAAATTGTGAGTATTCAAGGTTTTGTGAGTAAACCTGAATTTGCGAAAAAGAATCGTGGAGAACAGTTTTTCTTTGTCAACGATCGGTTTATTAAAAGTGGTTATTTACATCATGCGGTCATGGCTGCTTATGATGGGATTTTGAAAGATGGTGCGCAACCCAGTTATTTTTTATATTTAACAGTTCCGCCTAATACGATAGATATTAATATTCATCCGACAAAAACCGAAATTAAGTTTGACGATGAACATGCTTTATATGCGATATTAAGAGCGTCTATTAAACATAGTTTAGGGCAATTTAATGTAGCGCCTGTTTTGGATTTTGATCGGGATTCTAACTTGGATACGCCTTACCATTACAAAGATTTAGAGGGCGCAACGCCAACTATTCAAGTCGATGGTAATTTTAATCCGTTTTCTGATGATAAGCCTAACAAACATTTTTCTAATTATAAAAAGCCGGAATCGACAGCAAATTGGGAAAGTTTGTATGTAGGTTTAAAGCAAGAAAGTGATGAAATAGGACATATTACTTTTGAAAATGAAGAAGTAACTTCTTCTTTATTTAATGATGAAGAGGTAGAACATGCTGTTCACAAAACCTATCAAATTCATAAAAAATATATTGTTACTTCTATTAAATCCGGGATGGTAATTGTGGATCAACAGCGGGCACATCAACGTGTTTTATATGAACAGTTTTTAGTAAACATGACCGTTCTTCAAGCATCAAGTCAGCAGTTATTATTTCCTTTGAACTTGTTTTTCTCGTCAAGCGAAATGGAACTTATTGCAGAATTACAATTTTCATTAATGAATACAGGCTTTGTTTTCGAAGAAAATAATACAGATCATGTTGTCATTTCAGGAATTCCCGTTAATGTTACGGAGAGCGAAGTATCCATTGTTTTGGAACAATTATTAAGTGATTTACAGGATGGAATTCCAGAAAGCAGTTTTAGTCAGAACGATACGATTGCTAAATCAATGGCTAAAAGTTTAGCGGTTAAAACAGGAACCCATCTTACAGAAAAAGAACAAGAAAACTTGGTAAATGGGCTTTTTGCCTGTAAAGAACCCAATGTTTCCCCATTTCATAAACCCACTTTCATCACGATGCGTGTGGAAGATTTAGATAAAAAATTTGCAATATGA
- the ribH gene encoding 6,7-dimethyl-8-ribityllumazine synthase, which produces MATVNKNLSDYDKNSIPNAKDFRFGIVVSEWNDSITEGLYKGAIEALLENQVPSQHIIRWNVPGSFELIYGSKKMLQTQNVDAVIAIGCVIQGQTKHFDFVCEGVTQGIKDLNVQTDIPVIFCVLTDNTMQQSIDRSGGIHGNKGTEAAIAAIKMAYIRQQSSLSHQIDNQHLLSSGAIRIEEGSPLELKE; this is translated from the coding sequence ATGGCTACCGTAAATAAAAATTTATCCGACTACGATAAAAATTCAATCCCAAATGCGAAAGATTTTCGCTTTGGGATTGTTGTTTCAGAATGGAATGATTCTATAACTGAAGGTCTTTATAAAGGAGCAATCGAAGCGCTTTTGGAAAACCAAGTTCCATCCCAGCATATCATTCGCTGGAATGTTCCTGGGAGCTTTGAACTTATATATGGTTCGAAGAAAATGTTGCAAACACAGAATGTTGATGCAGTAATTGCTATTGGGTGTGTGATTCAAGGGCAAACAAAGCATTTTGATTTTGTTTGTGAAGGAGTAACACAAGGGATTAAAGACTTGAATGTTCAAACAGATATTCCTGTTATTTTTTGTGTCTTGACCGATAACACAATGCAACAATCCATTGATAGAAGTGGTGGGATTCATGGGAATAAAGGTACCGAAGCTGCTATTGCGGCCATAAAAATGGCTTATATTCGTCAACAATCTTCATTGTCACATCAAATAGATAATCAACATTTATTGTCTTCGGGAGCGATTCGAATAGAAGAAGGATCGCCTTTAGAGCTAAAGGAATAA
- a CDS encoding tetratricopeptide repeat protein encodes MATYSKRGYKAPKEKEVKDTVEEVQVDDKDSATAGVFSKLDETASKTEDWVARNQKVIIGLVAGVALFTVGYLAYQKFIASPKQDEAANEMFVAQQNFQKATDGVASDSLYKLSLNGSEGKFGFIKIADEYSGTDAGNLANYYAGMAYLNTGKYAEAIDFLSKFNSEDIVLNAMAKGAIGDAYAQQNKSKEALENYVKAAESNKNDFTTPRFLLKAGKTALALGNKEDALKYFTDIKDNYEATPEAASIDVLIGLAQ; translated from the coding sequence ATGGCTACTTACAGTAAAAGAGGATATAAAGCACCAAAAGAAAAAGAAGTTAAAGATACAGTTGAAGAAGTACAGGTGGACGACAAAGACAGCGCAACGGCGGGTGTTTTTTCTAAATTAGATGAAACGGCTTCAAAAACAGAGGATTGGGTTGCTAGAAATCAAAAAGTAATTATTGGATTAGTTGCCGGTGTTGCTTTGTTTACAGTAGGGTATTTAGCGTATCAAAAATTTATTGCTTCGCCAAAACAAGATGAAGCTGCTAACGAAATGTTTGTTGCACAACAAAACTTTCAAAAAGCTACAGACGGTGTGGCAAGTGATTCATTATATAAATTGTCTTTAAATGGTTCTGAAGGTAAGTTTGGTTTTATAAAAATAGCAGACGAATATTCTGGAACTGATGCAGGAAACTTAGCTAATTATTATGCAGGTATGGCTTATTTAAATACAGGTAAATATGCTGAAGCTATTGATTTTTTGAGTAAATTTAACTCAGAAGATATTGTTTTAAATGCTATGGCAAAAGGAGCAATCGGAGATGCTTATGCACAACAAAATAAATCAAAAGAAGCTTTAGAGAATTATGTGAAAGCAGCTGAATCAAACAAAAATGATTTTACAACTCCACGTTTCTTATTAAAAGCAGGTAAAACTGCTTTAGCCTTAGGAAATAAAGAAGACGCTTTGAAATATTTTACAGATATTAAAGATAATTATGAAGCAACTCCAGAAGCTGCTTCAATTGACGTTTTAATAGGATTAGCACAATAA
- the recF gene encoding DNA replication/repair protein RecF (All proteins in this family for which functions are known are DNA-binding proteins that assist the filamentation of RecA onto DNA for the initiation of recombination or recombinational repair.), with protein MHLKKISLFNYKNFSEANFEFDAKINCFVGKNGIGKTNVLDAIYHLAYGKSYFNPLAIQNIKHGEEFFVIDAEFEKNERNEQIVCSIKKGQKKILKRNGKAYDKFSDHIGFIPLVIISPADRDLIVEGSETRRKFMDSVISQLDSHYLQQLIQYQKVMSQRNALLKYFALNHVFENDTLSIYNEQLTSFGKYIFEKRKEFIDEFIPIFNVHHQAITGSQETVQLVYESHLFDNDLLTLLQENINKDRALHYTSVGTHKDDLSFEIDNHPIKKFGSQGQQKSFLIALKLAQFEFLKKQSGVKPILLFDDIFDKLDESRVAKIIEMVNSDTFGQLFISDTHPERTETIVKSTHQSYKIFNL; from the coding sequence ATGCATTTAAAAAAGATTTCACTATTCAATTATAAGAATTTTTCAGAGGCAAATTTCGAATTTGATGCCAAAATAAATTGTTTTGTAGGTAAAAACGGCATCGGAAAGACTAATGTGCTCGATGCAATCTACCATTTAGCTTATGGAAAAAGCTATTTCAATCCATTAGCGATACAAAATATCAAGCACGGTGAAGAGTTCTTTGTAATTGATGCTGAATTTGAAAAAAACGAAAGAAACGAACAAATCGTTTGCAGTATAAAAAAAGGACAAAAAAAGATATTAAAACGCAATGGTAAAGCCTATGACAAATTTTCAGATCATATAGGTTTCATCCCTTTAGTGATTATTTCACCTGCTGATAGGGATTTGATCGTGGAAGGCAGCGAAACGAGACGAAAGTTTATGGACAGCGTTATTTCGCAATTGGATTCCCATTATTTGCAACAACTCATTCAATACCAAAAAGTGATGAGTCAACGCAATGCACTACTGAAATATTTTGCCCTAAATCATGTTTTTGAAAACGATACGCTTTCCATATATAATGAGCAGCTTACTAGTTTTGGAAAATATATTTTCGAAAAAAGAAAAGAATTTATAGACGAGTTCATCCCAATTTTCAATGTGCATCATCAGGCGATAACTGGTTCACAAGAAACGGTGCAATTAGTATATGAAAGTCATTTATTCGATAATGATTTATTGACACTTTTACAGGAAAACATCAATAAAGACCGGGCTTTACATTACACAAGCGTAGGAACTCATAAAGACGATTTATCATTTGAAATAGACAATCATCCTATCAAAAAATTTGGTTCACAAGGCCAACAAAAATCGTTTTTGATTGCTTTAAAACTAGCACAATTTGAATTTTTAAAAAAACAAAGTGGGGTAAAACCTATTTTGCTTTTCGATGACATATTCGACAAATTAGACGAAAGCAGAGTGGCTAAAATCATTGAAATGGTCAATAGCGATACCTTTGGACAGCTATTTATTTCAGATACACACCCAGAACGAACTGAAACTATTGTAAAATCAACACATCAGAGCTATAAAATCTTCAACTTATAA
- a CDS encoding thioredoxin domain-containing protein, which produces MKFRPILLLIISFFVLSCNGQTSKNVKTIEPAAFAEKIATTNNAQILDVRTPEEYSSGHINNAANVNWNGNDFDVKATTFDKTKPVFVYCKSGGRSKPAVAKLDELGFTSIYELQGGMLKWDAAGLSKPNDKIIGMSPQQYGDLINTDKKVLIDFYAEWCAPCKKMAPYLLQMQKDLADKVTIVRLNADENKTMMTKLKISELPALLLYENKEVKWKHSGFISEEELKKQLQ; this is translated from the coding sequence ATGAAATTTCGTCCAATATTACTGCTGATTATATCATTTTTTGTTCTATCGTGTAACGGACAAACTTCCAAAAATGTAAAAACTATTGAACCTGCAGCATTTGCTGAAAAAATTGCAACAACTAACAATGCACAAATCCTTGATGTTCGAACTCCAGAAGAATATTCCTCCGGACATATTAATAATGCCGCTAACGTAAATTGGAATGGGAATGATTTCGATGTCAAAGCGACTACTTTTGATAAAACAAAACCAGTTTTTGTCTATTGTAAGAGTGGAGGAAGAAGCAAACCAGCAGTTGCAAAACTAGATGAATTGGGCTTTACTTCTATTTATGAATTACAAGGTGGAATGCTAAAATGGGATGCGGCAGGATTGTCTAAACCTAATGATAAAATTATCGGGATGAGTCCTCAGCAATATGGCGACTTAATAAACACCGATAAGAAAGTGTTGATTGATTTTTATGCAGAGTGGTGCGCTCCATGTAAAAAAATGGCTCCCTATCTTTTACAAATGCAAAAAGATTTAGCAGATAAAGTTACTATAGTCAGACTGAATGCAGACGAGAATAAAACCATGATGACCAAATTGAAAATCAGTGAACTTCCTGCTTTATTATTATATGAAAATAAGGAAGTGAAATGGAAACATTCCGGTTTTATTAGTGAAGAAGAGTTAAAAAAACAACTACAATAA